The following proteins are encoded in a genomic region of Montipora foliosa isolate CH-2021 chromosome 10, ASM3666993v2, whole genome shotgun sequence:
- the LOC137973176 gene encoding histamine H2 receptor-like — protein sequence MASNIQGNTLGKIHCTNYNDNSSRNCNDTDKTAMLAESALTETHITKLLICLGLLGAAIIFANSVVLLLYKRKPLLKTKTNLCLVCLAFSDFLAGFIAVPMVIVCSIVRSHMVCTVMDLSSRFISISTVLHLLLVTMERYLKIIYALRYPSIVTTSRLIILLVFVWCFALGATLIQVIWIPFVGPETEEISAKDAIYSLSILFGVVVPSLLIMFAALICIFRVIRRQLRSMKENNGYETRAYKNRSTRLEAKAVTLFGSMIITFIACWFPYYILSLLEDLDLLIPHLPEWAITVLAFLRFGSSILNPLIYTFFKEDFRRALMSAIRGSSHYHSTDLTSALQCQNLTKPSS from the coding sequence GGTAAAATACACTGTACAAATTATAACGACAATTCTTCTAGAAACTGCAATGATACCGATAAGACCGCAATGCTTGCAGAGTCTGCCCTAACTGAGACGCACATCACGAAGTTGTTGATATGCTTGGGTCTACTCGGAGCCGCAATTATATTTGCGAACTCGGTGGTCTTGCTCCTCTACAAAAGAAAACCACTTCTTAAAACGAAAACCAATTTGTGCCTGGTGTGTCTAGCGTTTTCGGATTTTCTGGCTGGGTTTATTGCGGTTCCTATGGTGATTGTCTGCAGCATCGTACGTAGTCATATGGTATGTACTGTTATGGACCTGTCTTCCAGatttatttcaatttcaacGGTACTACACTTGTTGTTAGTGACTATGGAAAGATATTTGAAGATAATCTACGCCTTGCGTTACCCTTCTATTGTCACAACGTCTCGTCTCATAATCTTGCTCGTTTTCGTTTGGTGCTTCGCATTGGGGGCTACACTAATTCAGGTCATATGGATTCCGTTCGTTGGTCCGGAAACAGAAGAAATCTCCGCAAAAGACGCTATTTACAGCCTCTCGATTTTATTTGGTGTTGTTGTACCAAGTCTGTTAATAATGTTTGCAGCTTTGATCTGCATTTTTCGAGTCATACGCCGGCAGCTCCGAAGCATGAAGGAGAACAATGGCTATGAAACTCGAGCTTACAAAAATCGGTCGACTCGTTTGGAAGCCAAGGCAGTTACATTGTTTGGTTCAATGATCATTACGTTTATCGCCTGTTGGTTTCCCTATTATATCTTAAGTCTATTAGAAGACTTAGACCTTCTCATTCCTCATCTGCCAGAGTGGGCCATTACTGTTCTCGCATTTCTGCGATTTGGTTCCTCCATACTGAATCCGTTAATTTATACCTTCTTTAAAGAGGACTTTAGACGGGCACTGATGTCGGCAATAAGGGGTTCTTCACATTACCACTCAACTGACCTGACTTCAGCTCTTCAATGTCAAAACTTAACCAAGCCCAGCTcttaa